In Rhizobium sp. WYJ-E13, the following are encoded in one genomic region:
- a CDS encoding DUF4186 family protein, producing MSEFKKPEPLKISCTAVDCDNDLHCFKQLKKMSDEQRGKCRACEADLVDWSRLKRRDLGDAAHTFEALQHELIRHHFFHKEIDEGADRHARRKGRLALFEAVRARLEKYLAPAEPARDGRQTPMSGNAIFYAQHATATCCRTCLEYWHAIPKGRQLTEEELIYCQALIEMFLNKRLPGLSASPTKVPPRSRATAEAAALL from the coding sequence ATGAGCGAATTCAAGAAACCCGAGCCGCTTAAAATCAGCTGCACTGCCGTTGATTGCGACAACGACCTTCACTGCTTCAAGCAGCTTAAGAAAATGTCGGATGAGCAACGAGGAAAATGTCGAGCGTGCGAGGCCGATCTCGTCGATTGGTCGCGTTTGAAGCGGCGTGACCTTGGCGATGCGGCCCATACTTTCGAGGCACTGCAGCACGAGCTCATCCGACATCACTTCTTCCACAAGGAGATCGACGAGGGTGCTGATCGCCATGCTCGCAGGAAGGGGCGGCTGGCGTTGTTCGAGGCCGTTCGGGCGCGCCTCGAAAAGTATCTCGCTCCAGCAGAGCCCGCCCGAGATGGCCGTCAGACTCCGATGAGTGGGAACGCCATTTTTTACGCTCAACACGCTACGGCAACTTGCTGCCGGACATGCTTGGAATACTGGCATGCCATTCCCAAAGGTAGGCAGCTCACAGAAGAAGAACTTATCTATTGTCAGGCGCTCATCGAAATGTTTCTCAATAAGCGCCTGCCGGGGCTGAGCGCATCCCCAACGAAGGTGCCACCGCGGAGCCGGGCAACCGCGGAGGCAGCAGCCCTGCTATGA
- a CDS encoding helix-turn-helix transcriptional regulator, protein MITNERQFKITRSQAEKLNKALAEFSLHDRPGVHPRLVQAERDALESQIADLERELDEYESLKASDLSMITLDSFEGLAEGLIKARIASGLSQKDLADRLNLKEQQIQRYEADRYSSASLQRLQEVANAIGVRIRNDILLPLPAMSIDSLFSKLRQVGLDRDFVLTRLLPPADNARLSGEVRVEDQGQILQKASEVLQRIFGWTRENLLGPSALHAPQLAAAQARFKMPANRSQRTTTAYAAYAHYLAVTVMRSCADLPRGQIPLDPGLFRESVIKAYGEFGLRSALHYAWDLGVPVLPLRDRGTFHGACWRYDYRNVVVLKQTSRHEARWLFDLLHELFHAGQQPDAPTLEVIEADETSTERRNSDEEIAASQFAGDASLNNQAEELAQACVEAARNSVPRLKTVVPEIAAEYDVSVGVLANYLAFRLSWQGINWWGAAANLQSDDSDPWLIARDVFLERFPAKVESEIDRNLLERILH, encoded by the coding sequence ATGATCACCAACGAACGGCAGTTTAAGATTACCCGCTCGCAGGCCGAGAAGCTTAATAAGGCGCTGGCCGAGTTTTCGCTTCACGATAGACCGGGAGTCCATCCGCGCCTAGTACAAGCCGAACGAGACGCGCTTGAGAGCCAGATCGCCGATCTCGAACGGGAGCTAGATGAGTATGAGAGCCTGAAAGCTTCGGATCTTTCGATGATCACCCTCGATTCGTTTGAAGGCTTGGCCGAGGGCCTCATCAAAGCCCGTATTGCATCGGGCCTCAGCCAGAAGGACCTCGCTGATCGGCTCAATCTTAAGGAGCAGCAAATCCAACGTTATGAAGCGGATCGATACAGCTCGGCAAGTCTGCAGAGACTGCAGGAAGTCGCGAACGCAATTGGCGTGAGAATTCGCAATGATATCCTGTTGCCGTTGCCCGCGATGTCTATCGACAGCCTCTTTTCTAAATTGCGTCAGGTCGGTCTTGATCGCGATTTTGTCCTTACGCGGTTGCTGCCGCCGGCGGACAATGCCCGCTTGTCGGGAGAGGTTAGGGTTGAGGATCAAGGCCAAATCCTGCAGAAGGCCAGTGAAGTTCTGCAGCGGATATTCGGCTGGACACGCGAAAATCTGCTGGGGCCCTCTGCGCTACACGCGCCCCAACTTGCGGCCGCCCAGGCGCGCTTCAAGATGCCTGCAAACCGGTCTCAAAGAACGACGACAGCTTACGCTGCCTACGCACACTATCTTGCAGTGACAGTGATGCGTTCTTGTGCAGATCTTCCCCGTGGCCAGATTCCTCTGGACCCCGGCTTGTTTCGCGAATCAGTGATTAAGGCGTATGGCGAGTTCGGGCTTCGGTCTGCGCTTCACTATGCATGGGACCTTGGCGTCCCCGTGTTGCCGCTTCGCGACCGAGGTACATTTCACGGTGCATGCTGGCGCTACGATTACCGGAACGTCGTCGTCTTGAAGCAAACCTCTCGTCATGAGGCGCGCTGGCTCTTCGATCTCTTGCACGAACTCTTTCATGCTGGTCAGCAGCCCGATGCGCCCACTTTGGAAGTTATCGAGGCGGATGAGACGTCGACCGAACGACGAAACTCTGACGAGGAGATCGCTGCGAGCCAGTTTGCAGGTGACGCAAGCCTGAACAACCAAGCGGAAGAATTGGCGCAGGCTTGTGTCGAGGCAGCTCGTAATTCGGTACCGAGACTGAAGACGGTCGTTCCGGAGATCGCCGCGGAATACGATGTCAGTGTCGGCGTCTTGGCAAACTACCTGGCCTTTCGGCTTTCCTGGCAGGGTATCAACTGGTGGGGTGCTGCAGCCAATCTCCAGTCGGATGACAGTGATCCTTGGTTGATCGCGCGCGACGTCTTCCTTGAAAGATTCCCCGCCAAGGTTGAAAGTGAAATAGATCGCAATTTGCTTGAACGCATCCTGCATTGA